Proteins found in one Actinokineospora alba genomic segment:
- a CDS encoding MFS transporter, producing the protein MSHSAGFADYRTALTTPGARGPVLSALVGRLPIAMMGLSLLLYVQRSTGSFAIAGLVSAGSLIGVAVGSVTQGRIMDRVGPSRPLLVAAAVFAVFTTVAILAVEAHAPTFLLVILGFAVGATEPMIGSASRANWTRLLPAGPARNAAFAYEAISMEVFFILGPALAGVLLAAPWAGTGVVAGAACMIVGGTSFALMPTVRHFRPNRADRGDHGMLGALASPGMRTVALAAMGFGATIGFIEVAVPAAATTAGNPPAGGFLLGLWSISSVIFGVLYGIRPWPRAMSLRLPVLLGGFAVLVAFLAIPTTLVWLGAALLVAGMLVTPQATAHSAALELVAPKGTVTEAFGWVITAVTLGLALGQSVSGYLVEHVSVASSYLGASVVGLLFAAVVYARRGTVVDVNAQVKAKEPALV; encoded by the coding sequence ATGTCCCACTCCGCCGGTTTCGCCGACTACCGCACGGCCCTGACGACCCCAGGAGCGCGCGGTCCGGTGCTGTCGGCCCTGGTCGGCAGGTTGCCGATCGCGATGATGGGCCTTTCGCTGCTGCTCTATGTCCAGCGCTCCACCGGGTCGTTCGCCATCGCGGGCCTTGTCTCGGCGGGTTCGCTGATCGGTGTGGCCGTCGGGTCGGTGACCCAGGGCCGGATCATGGACCGGGTCGGCCCCTCGCGCCCGCTGCTGGTCGCAGCGGCCGTGTTCGCGGTGTTCACCACCGTGGCCATCCTGGCGGTCGAGGCGCACGCCCCCACGTTCCTGCTGGTCATCCTCGGTTTCGCCGTCGGCGCCACCGAGCCGATGATCGGTTCGGCGTCCCGGGCGAACTGGACCCGGCTGCTGCCCGCGGGCCCCGCCCGAAACGCGGCGTTCGCCTATGAGGCGATCAGCATGGAGGTCTTCTTCATCCTCGGCCCGGCCCTGGCCGGCGTGCTGCTCGCGGCTCCATGGGCGGGGACCGGCGTGGTCGCGGGTGCCGCCTGCATGATCGTCGGCGGCACGTCGTTCGCGCTGATGCCGACCGTGCGCCACTTCCGGCCGAACCGGGCCGACCGCGGCGACCACGGCATGCTCGGCGCCCTGGCCTCCCCGGGCATGCGCACCGTGGCCCTGGCCGCGATGGGCTTCGGCGCGACCATCGGCTTCATCGAGGTCGCGGTCCCGGCCGCCGCCACGACCGCGGGCAACCCGCCGGCCGGTGGGTTCCTGCTCGGACTGTGGTCGATCAGCTCGGTCATCTTCGGCGTGCTCTACGGAATCCGCCCATGGCCGCGGGCGATGTCGCTGCGGCTGCCGGTGCTCCTCGGCGGGTTCGCGGTGCTCGTGGCCTTCCTCGCGATACCGACAACCCTGGTGTGGCTCGGCGCGGCGCTGCTGGTGGCGGGCATGCTCGTCACGCCGCAGGCCACCGCCCACTCGGCGGCGCTCGAACTGGTCGCGCCGAAGGGCACGGTCACGGAGGCGTTCGGCTGGGTGATCACCGCGGTGACCCTCGGCCTGGCGCTCGGGCAGTCGGTGAGCGGGTACCTCGTCGAACACGTCAGCGTGGCGTCGTCGTACTTGGGCGCCAGCGTCGTCGGCCTGCTTTTCGCCGCCGTCGTCTACGCCCGACGGGGCACCGTCGTGGACGTGAACGCGCAGGTCAAGGCCAAGGAACCCGCGCTCGTCTGA
- a CDS encoding Crp/Fnr family transcriptional regulator, which produces MDETLARAGIFQGVEPAAAEALAQTLEAVEFPRGHVIFAEGEPGDRLYIIQSGKVKLGRKSPDGRENLLGIFGPSDMFGELSIFDPGPRTSTATTVTEVRAVTMDRPALRQWIGTRPEIAEQLLRVIARRLRRTNGMLADLIFTDVPGRVAKALLQLAQRFGSQEAGLLRVTHDLTQEEIAQYVGASRETVNKALADFAHRGWLRLEGKSVLILDPERLARRAR; this is translated from the coding sequence GTGGATGAGACCCTGGCCCGTGCGGGCATCTTCCAAGGGGTCGAGCCGGCCGCGGCGGAAGCGCTCGCACAGACGCTCGAAGCCGTGGAGTTCCCCCGGGGACACGTGATCTTCGCCGAAGGCGAGCCCGGCGACCGGCTGTACATCATCCAGTCCGGCAAGGTGAAGCTCGGGCGGAAGTCTCCGGACGGCCGCGAGAACCTGCTCGGGATCTTCGGACCGTCCGACATGTTCGGCGAGCTGTCGATTTTCGACCCGGGCCCGCGCACGTCGACGGCGACCACAGTCACCGAAGTACGCGCGGTGACGATGGACCGACCGGCGCTTCGCCAGTGGATCGGCACCCGACCGGAGATCGCCGAGCAGCTGCTCCGAGTGATCGCCCGACGGCTGCGGCGGACCAACGGCATGCTGGCCGACCTCATCTTCACGGATGTGCCCGGCCGCGTCGCCAAGGCGTTGCTGCAGCTCGCACAGCGTTTCGGCAGCCAGGAAGCCGGGCTGCTGCGCGTCACGCACGACCTGACGCAGGAGGAGATCGCCCAGTACGTCGGCGCCTCCCGCGAAACCGTCAACAAGGCGCTCGCCGACTTCGCCCACCGCGGCTGGCTGCGGCTCGAAGGCAAGAGCGTGCTGATTCTCGACCCCGAGCGGCTCGCCCGCCGGGCTCGCTGA
- the nth gene encoding endonuclease III — MTRALAEGYPDAHCELDFTTPLELAVATILSAQCTDVRVNLTTPALFAKYRTAADYAGADRAELEEMIRPTGFYRNKANSLMGLGAALVEDFGGEVPGRLDDLVKLPGIGRKTANVILGNAFDVPGITVDTHFGRLVRRWKWTEEEDPVKVEHAIGALVPRKDWTMLSHWVIFHGRRVCHARKPACGACLLFRDCPSYGEGPTEPEQAAKLVKGVEAEHLIALAERTRDGYRPGKPSE, encoded by the coding sequence ATGACCCGCGCCCTGGCCGAGGGCTACCCCGACGCGCACTGTGAGCTGGACTTCACCACCCCGCTGGAGCTGGCGGTGGCGACGATCCTGTCCGCCCAGTGCACCGACGTGCGGGTCAACCTGACCACCCCCGCCCTCTTCGCGAAGTACCGCACGGCCGCCGATTACGCCGGCGCCGACCGCGCTGAGCTGGAGGAGATGATCCGGCCGACCGGTTTCTACCGGAACAAGGCGAACTCGCTGATGGGTCTCGGCGCCGCCCTCGTCGAGGACTTCGGCGGCGAGGTGCCCGGCAGGCTCGACGACCTGGTGAAGCTGCCCGGCATCGGCCGCAAGACCGCCAACGTGATCCTCGGGAACGCCTTCGACGTGCCCGGCATCACGGTGGACACCCACTTCGGCAGGCTGGTGCGCCGCTGGAAGTGGACCGAGGAGGAAGACCCGGTCAAGGTCGAGCACGCGATCGGCGCGCTGGTCCCGCGCAAAGACTGGACCATGCTGTCGCACTGGGTGATCTTCCACGGCCGCCGGGTCTGCCACGCCCGCAAGCCCGCGTGCGGCGCCTGCCTGCTGTTCCGCGACTGTCCGTCCTACGGCGAGGGCCCGACGGAGCCGGAGCAGGCGGCGAAACTCGTGAAGGGCGTGGAGGCCGAGCACCTGATCGCCCTGGCCGAGCGCACCCGCGACGGCTACCGGCCCGGGAAGCCGAGCGAGTGA
- a CDS encoding TlpA disulfide reductase family protein: protein MKSRWALVAVILLVAGVVALWPRGDAPKPLPPGPDLTSARAEAALMPCATAVGGPESVRGITAECLADGSRVEVAGVLAGRPVLLNVWATWCQPCREELPVLAEYAAGTDAIAVVGLAIKSPTGDALGLLRDLDVTFPNLLDTDGSVERGLKIPAALPASYLISADGTVTFISDPRLLRSVDDVRGAVTRYLGGAR from the coding sequence GTGAAGTCGCGCTGGGCGCTGGTCGCGGTGATCCTCCTGGTCGCGGGGGTCGTCGCCCTCTGGCCGCGCGGTGACGCCCCGAAGCCTCTCCCGCCGGGTCCGGATCTGACATCGGCGCGGGCCGAGGCCGCGCTCATGCCCTGCGCGACCGCCGTGGGCGGGCCGGAATCGGTGCGCGGGATCACAGCGGAATGCCTGGCCGACGGCTCCAGGGTCGAGGTCGCCGGGGTGCTCGCGGGCCGTCCGGTGCTGCTCAACGTCTGGGCGACGTGGTGTCAGCCGTGCCGGGAGGAACTTCCGGTCCTCGCCGAGTACGCGGCGGGCACGGACGCCATCGCCGTTGTCGGCCTCGCGATAAAGAGCCCTACCGGCGACGCTCTAGGTCTCCTGCGAGACCTCGACGTCACGTTCCCCAACCTGCTGGACACAGACGGCTCGGTCGAACGCGGCCTGAAAATCCCCGCCGCGCTGCCCGCGAGCTACCTGATCTCCGCGGACGGGACCGTGACGTTCATCTCCGACCCGCGGCTGCTGCGGTCGGTCGACGACGTGCGCGGCGCCGTCACCCGCTACCTCGGAGGCGCCCGATGA
- a CDS encoding NUDIX hydrolase, protein MTHGPLVDPAELPDWLAPLVAATADLDPDMWRRFSPPDATARDAAVLILLGEDPERGPDVLLQLRATGDDKHSGQVAFPGGKTEPEDDGPVATALREAIEETGVDPSGVRPVALLPSLHIPVSRFHVTPVIGYWEKPSRVWAVDPAETQAVARVPISHLADPANRFMVKHPSGYVGPGFAVPDMLVWGFTAGLLTLLLAVGGWEQPWDAADVRDLDVAWRSTGNRGAEV, encoded by the coding sequence ATGACCCACGGACCGCTGGTCGACCCGGCCGAACTGCCGGACTGGCTCGCCCCGCTCGTCGCCGCCACCGCCGACCTCGACCCGGACATGTGGCGGCGGTTCTCGCCGCCGGACGCGACCGCCCGCGACGCCGCCGTGCTGATCCTGCTGGGCGAGGACCCCGAGCGGGGCCCTGACGTGCTCTTACAGCTGCGCGCGACCGGCGACGACAAGCACTCCGGCCAGGTCGCCTTCCCCGGCGGCAAGACCGAGCCCGAGGACGACGGCCCGGTGGCCACCGCGCTGCGCGAGGCCATCGAGGAGACCGGCGTGGACCCGTCCGGGGTGCGGCCGGTCGCGCTGCTGCCGTCGCTGCACATCCCGGTGTCGCGTTTCCATGTGACGCCGGTGATCGGGTACTGGGAGAAGCCGAGCCGGGTGTGGGCCGTCGACCCGGCGGAGACGCAGGCCGTGGCCAGGGTGCCGATCTCACACCTGGCCGATCCGGCCAACCGGTTCATGGTGAAGCACCCGTCGGGGTATGTCGGGCCGGGTTTCGCGGTGCCGGACATGCTGGTGTGGGGTTTCACCGCGGGCCTGCTCACGCTGCTGCTCGCGGTGGGCGGCTGGGAACAGCCATGGGATGCCGCGGACGTCCGTGACCTTGACGTAGCGTGGCGCTCCACCGGTAACCGAGGCGCGGAGGTCTGA
- a CDS encoding MarP family serine protease, with amino-acid sequence MNWVDVLVVALAVLAAISGARQGVITALPAFIGVLLGAIAGIKLAPLVVSRIDSTPTRVAFAVAIFVLLVALGETFGVWIGRTIRQKFSSPRLAGVDSALGAVVQGAVVFVVSWLIALPLTTVGGLPGLSSAIKDSAVLGGVNEVMPHAARGLPNELRLLLDVSGFPAAVDPFNRTPNKEVEPPDPALQASAVVQRVRQSVLKINAKAPSCERALEGSGFVIARERVMTNAHVVAGTDEVSVESGESQLRARVVHYDPATDVAILAVPGLTAPPLPFAPGDAKSGQDAIVLGYPLDGPYTASPARVRDRIPLRGPDIYDSATVNRDVFTLRAKVLSGNSGGPLVDTNGQVVGVIFGAAVDNSETGFALTAAEVREEVGRAPGLTERVGTSRCAS; translated from the coding sequence TTGAACTGGGTGGACGTGCTGGTCGTCGCACTCGCCGTGCTCGCGGCGATCTCGGGCGCCCGCCAAGGGGTGATCACCGCGTTGCCCGCGTTCATCGGGGTGCTCCTCGGCGCGATCGCGGGCATCAAGCTCGCGCCGCTCGTGGTCTCCCGGATCGATTCGACGCCGACCAGGGTCGCGTTCGCGGTGGCGATCTTCGTGCTGCTCGTCGCGCTCGGCGAGACCTTCGGCGTGTGGATCGGCCGCACCATCCGGCAGAAGTTCTCCTCACCCCGGCTCGCGGGTGTCGACAGCGCGCTCGGGGCGGTGGTCCAGGGGGCCGTCGTGTTCGTGGTGTCGTGGCTGATCGCACTGCCGCTGACGACCGTCGGAGGGCTTCCGGGGCTGTCCTCGGCGATCAAGGACTCGGCCGTGCTCGGCGGGGTCAACGAGGTCATGCCGCACGCCGCGCGCGGGCTGCCCAACGAGCTGCGGCTGCTGCTCGACGTGTCAGGGTTCCCGGCCGCGGTCGACCCGTTCAACCGGACGCCGAACAAGGAAGTCGAGCCGCCGGATCCCGCGTTGCAGGCCAGCGCCGTCGTCCAGCGGGTCCGACAGAGCGTTCTAAAGATCAACGCGAAGGCGCCGTCGTGCGAGCGGGCGCTGGAGGGCAGCGGGTTCGTCATCGCGCGCGAGCGGGTCATGACGAACGCGCACGTTGTCGCGGGCACCGACGAGGTCAGCGTGGAGTCGGGCGAGTCGCAGCTGCGGGCACGGGTCGTGCACTACGACCCGGCGACCGACGTGGCGATCCTCGCCGTGCCCGGGCTGACCGCGCCGCCGCTGCCGTTCGCCCCTGGTGACGCGAAGAGCGGGCAGGACGCGATCGTGCTCGGTTACCCGCTCGACGGTCCGTACACCGCTTCGCCCGCGCGCGTGCGTGACCGGATTCCGCTTCGCGGACCGGACATCTACGACTCGGCGACGGTCAACCGCGACGTGTTCACCCTGCGCGCGAAGGTGCTCAGCGGAAACTCCGGCGGCCCGCTCGTCGACACGAATGGCCAGGTCGTCGGCGTGATCTTCGGCGCGGCTGTGGACAACTCCGAGACCGGATTCGCGCTGACCGCCGCCGAGGTTCGCGAGGAGGTCGGCCGCGCCCCGGGGCTGACCGAGCGAGTGGGAACGAGCCGCTGCGCGTCCTAG
- a CDS encoding alpha/beta fold hydrolase has product MRSRPDPSIVRVDGPWSHRDIHANGIRLHVAETGEGPLVLLLHGFAQFWWTWRHQLTALGDAGYRAVAVDLRGYGDSDKPPRGYDAWTLAGDIAGLVKSLGESRAHLVGHGWGGMVGWTVAALHPRVVHSVATLSAPHPLALRTEIRRTALRGQRHNQARAVGHVFRAQIPMAPERWLTRDNAATVETLMKTWSGPMWTGHRDFSAAVDQYQRAMLVPGAAHCSLEYYRWAMRSQLRSEGRRYAEAMQRKIEHPVLQLYGAEDPCVLSRTRDASTRWLGARAEKHVLPGIGHFPHEEAPAATNRLLTTFLRG; this is encoded by the coding sequence GTGCGATCCCGGCCGGACCCCTCGATAGTCCGAGTCGACGGACCGTGGTCGCACCGCGACATCCACGCGAACGGCATCCGGCTGCACGTCGCCGAGACCGGTGAAGGCCCGCTGGTCCTGCTCCTGCACGGGTTCGCCCAGTTCTGGTGGACCTGGCGCCACCAGCTGACCGCCCTCGGCGACGCGGGCTACCGGGCTGTCGCGGTCGACCTGCGCGGCTATGGCGATTCCGATAAACCCCCGCGCGGATACGACGCGTGGACGCTCGCGGGCGACATCGCGGGCTTGGTCAAATCCCTGGGTGAAAGCCGCGCGCATCTGGTCGGGCACGGCTGGGGCGGCATGGTCGGCTGGACCGTCGCCGCCCTGCACCCCCGCGTGGTGCACTCGGTCGCCACGCTGTCGGCGCCGCATCCGCTGGCCCTGCGCACCGAAATCCGCCGCACCGCGCTGCGTGGGCAGCGGCACAACCAGGCCCGCGCGGTGGGACACGTGTTCCGCGCGCAGATCCCGATGGCGCCGGAACGCTGGCTGACCCGCGACAACGCGGCCACCGTGGAAACGCTCATGAAGACCTGGTCGGGTCCGATGTGGACCGGCCACCGCGACTTCTCCGCCGCTGTCGACCAGTACCAGCGGGCCATGCTCGTCCCCGGCGCCGCGCACTGCTCACTGGAGTACTACCGGTGGGCGATGCGGTCGCAGCTGCGCAGCGAGGGCAGGCGCTACGCCGAGGCCATGCAGCGCAAGATCGAACACCCGGTCCTGCAGCTCTACGGCGCCGAAGACCCCTGCGTGCTGTCCCGGACCCGCGACGCCTCCACCCGCTGGCTGGGCGCGCGCGCCGAGAAGCACGTCCTGCCCGGCATCGGCCACTTCCCGCACGAGGAAGCCCCCGCCGCCACCAACCGCCTACTGACGACGTTCCTACGCGGCTAG
- a CDS encoding phage holin family protein codes for MTLVSSAHANGDRNGSGLPKVPSIPLADDRAYAEAGDQSIGTLVKDATTHLSTLVRAEVELAKSEVTGEIKKGLKGSIFFIVALTVLLYSSFFLFFALAELLADLGLVRSAAFGIVFGLMLVIAGLFGFLGWRKVRAIRAPQRTISSMKDTAAAITHRGEHSGNGHVPARR; via the coding sequence ATGACGCTCGTGAGCAGCGCGCACGCAAACGGAGACCGCAATGGTTCGGGGCTGCCCAAGGTGCCCTCGATCCCCCTTGCCGACGACCGGGCCTACGCCGAAGCGGGCGACCAGTCGATAGGCACCCTGGTCAAGGACGCCACGACGCACCTGTCGACGCTCGTTCGCGCCGAGGTCGAGCTGGCCAAGTCCGAGGTCACCGGCGAGATCAAGAAGGGTCTCAAGGGCAGCATCTTCTTCATCGTCGCCCTCACGGTCCTGCTCTACAGCTCGTTCTTCCTCTTCTTCGCGCTCGCCGAACTCCTGGCCGACCTCGGGCTGGTCCGCTCGGCCGCGTTCGGCATCGTGTTCGGGTTGATGCTGGTGATCGCGGGTCTGTTCGGGTTCCTCGGCTGGCGCAAGGTTCGCGCGATCAGGGCTCCGCAGCGGACGATCAGCTCGATGAAGGACACCGCCGCGGCGATCACCCACCGAGGTGAGCACAGCGGCAACGGGCACGTGCCCGCTCGCCGCTGA
- the nhaA gene encoding Na+/H+ antiporter NhaA, whose translation MSQRRSSAAPKAVAEFARFLRTETVGGLVLLAATAVALILANTPASGIYTAIRDAEIGPHLFHLNLTVGAWAKDGLLALFFFVVGLELKRELVIGELSRFKAALLPALAAIGGMVIPALIALSVAWGDPRAGDVWPIPVATDIAFALGVLALTGAGMPSSARIFLLSLAVVDDLGAILIIAVLFTASFDLVAFGIALALLALYWFLQHKRVTAYWIYVPLAVAIWVAVHSSGVHATVAGVAMGLLTRVRRDKFEKESPALRLEHRLQPWSAGFAVPVFALFAAGVPVNGEALGKLYSDRMALAVIIGLIVGKFVGIVGASLLAVWMKVAVLPPGLGKRDLCAVAMLGGVGFTVSLLIAELSLGKADAELAKAAVLVASAAASLFAAALLARRSRVHQAE comes from the coding sequence GTGTCACAGCGACGTAGTAGCGCCGCGCCCAAGGCCGTAGCCGAGTTCGCCAGGTTCCTTCGAACCGAGACCGTCGGTGGCCTGGTGCTCCTCGCGGCCACCGCGGTCGCCTTGATCCTCGCGAACACTCCCGCCTCCGGCATCTACACGGCTATCCGTGACGCCGAGATCGGGCCGCACCTGTTCCACCTGAACCTCACCGTCGGGGCGTGGGCGAAAGACGGGCTGCTCGCTCTCTTCTTCTTCGTCGTCGGTCTAGAGCTCAAGCGCGAGTTGGTGATCGGCGAACTGTCACGTTTCAAGGCAGCGCTCTTGCCCGCTCTAGCCGCTATCGGCGGAATGGTCATTCCCGCGCTGATAGCGCTATCGGTCGCTTGGGGAGACCCGCGCGCGGGCGACGTCTGGCCCATTCCCGTCGCCACCGACATCGCCTTCGCCCTGGGCGTGCTGGCGCTGACCGGGGCCGGAATGCCCAGCAGCGCCCGGATCTTCCTGCTCAGCCTGGCCGTGGTGGACGACCTCGGCGCCATCCTGATCATCGCCGTGCTGTTCACCGCGTCCTTCGACCTCGTCGCGTTCGGCATCGCGCTGGCCCTGCTGGCGCTGTACTGGTTCCTGCAGCACAAGCGGGTCACCGCGTACTGGATCTACGTCCCGCTGGCGGTCGCGATCTGGGTCGCGGTGCACTCAAGCGGCGTCCACGCGACGGTCGCGGGCGTCGCGATGGGCCTGCTGACCCGGGTCCGGCGCGACAAATTCGAGAAGGAGTCGCCCGCCCTGCGGCTCGAACACCGGCTGCAGCCTTGGTCGGCGGGGTTCGCGGTCCCCGTCTTCGCCCTCTTCGCCGCGGGCGTGCCGGTCAACGGCGAGGCGCTGGGCAAGCTCTACAGCGACCGGATGGCACTCGCCGTGATCATCGGGCTCATCGTCGGCAAGTTCGTCGGGATCGTCGGCGCGTCGCTGCTCGCGGTGTGGATGAAGGTCGCCGTGCTGCCGCCCGGTCTCGGCAAGCGTGATCTCTGCGCGGTGGCGATGCTGGGCGGTGTCGGATTCACGGTCAGTCTGCTGATAGCGGAGCTGTCCTTGGGCAAGGCCGACGCCGAACTCGCCAAAGCCGCGGTGCTGGTCGCCTCGGCGGCGGCGTCTTTGTTCGCCGCGGCACTATTGGCCCGGCGCAGTCGCGTCCACCAAGCCGAATAA
- a CDS encoding lysophospholipid acyltransferase family protein, which produces MFLLPRRGRGFWYSLAIDLLWPLLAVSTRLRFRGDLPKEGGLLLASNHLSNADPVTVTAFALHAGRIPRFLAKSSLWKVPVIGSVARGGGHIPVERETAQARGAYHGAVDAVRRGECVLFFPEAGFSDDVDHWPSARVKNGVARVALETGAPVVPVVNWGTHTLLPAKAKFPKLFPRKTIDIVTGDPVDLSDITGTDREALNEATRRIMAAITDLLSELRGERPPVR; this is translated from the coding sequence ATGTTCCTGCTGCCCCGCCGTGGTCGCGGCTTCTGGTACAGCCTGGCGATCGACCTGCTGTGGCCGCTGCTCGCGGTCAGCACCCGGCTTCGCTTCCGCGGCGACCTGCCCAAAGAGGGTGGACTCCTGCTCGCGTCCAACCACCTCTCCAACGCCGACCCGGTGACGGTGACCGCGTTCGCGCTCCACGCCGGGCGCATCCCGCGCTTCCTGGCCAAGTCGAGCCTGTGGAAGGTGCCGGTGATCGGGAGCGTGGCACGCGGCGGCGGTCATATACCGGTCGAGCGGGAGACCGCGCAGGCCCGCGGCGCCTATCACGGCGCGGTCGACGCGGTCCGCCGCGGCGAGTGCGTGCTGTTCTTCCCCGAGGCGGGGTTCTCCGACGACGTCGACCACTGGCCGTCCGCGCGCGTGAAGAACGGTGTCGCGCGGGTCGCGCTGGAGACCGGCGCGCCCGTGGTGCCGGTGGTCAACTGGGGCACCCACACACTGCTCCCCGCGAAGGCGAAGTTCCCCAAGCTGTTCCCGCGCAAGACCATCGACATCGTCACCGGTGATCCGGTCGACCTCTCGGACATCACGGGCACCGACCGTGAGGCGCTCAACGAGGCGACTCGGCGGATCATGGCCGCTATCACCGACCTGCTCTCCGAACTGCGCGGCGAGCGCCCACCGGTGCGCTAG
- a CDS encoding VIT1/CCC1 transporter family protein: protein MEARPGPHAAEPHSGGVGERLNWLRAGVLGANDGIISTAGLVVGVAGATTDNRAILIAGVAGLVAGALSMAGGEYVSVSTQRDTERALLLKEKRELADMPEAEERELAGIYVEKGLSPELAAEVARELTEKDALRAHAEAELQIDPDNLTSPWQAAWASLVSFALGSLLPLLAIALPPVSLRVWTCAAAVVIGLVITGAVSARLGGAKVKAAVIRNVGVGCLAMVVTYWIGVLFGVTVL from the coding sequence ATGGAAGCGCGGCCGGGACCGCATGCGGCCGAACCGCACTCCGGCGGCGTCGGCGAACGGCTCAACTGGCTGCGGGCGGGTGTGCTCGGGGCCAACGACGGGATCATCTCCACCGCGGGCCTGGTCGTAGGTGTCGCGGGCGCGACCACGGACAACCGCGCCATCCTCATCGCCGGTGTCGCCGGACTGGTCGCGGGCGCCCTTTCGATGGCGGGCGGCGAATACGTGTCGGTGAGCACCCAGCGTGACACCGAGCGCGCTTTGCTCCTCAAGGAAAAGCGTGAACTCGCCGACATGCCCGAAGCCGAGGAACGCGAACTCGCGGGCATCTATGTCGAAAAAGGACTTTCGCCGGAACTGGCCGCCGAAGTCGCCCGGGAATTGACCGAGAAAGACGCCCTGCGCGCGCACGCCGAGGCGGAATTGCAGATCGACCCGGACAACCTGACCAGTCCGTGGCAGGCGGCCTGGGCGTCGCTGGTGTCCTTCGCGCTCGGCTCGCTGCTGCCACTGCTGGCGATCGCGCTGCCGCCGGTGAGCCTGCGGGTGTGGACGTGCGCCGCCGCCGTCGTCATCGGCCTGGTGATCACCGGAGCGGTGAGCGCCCGACTCGGCGGCGCGAAGGTGAAGGCGGCGGTGATCAGGAACGTCGGCGTCGGCTGCCTGGCCATGGTGGTGACCTACTGGATCGGCGTCCTGTTCGGGGTGACGGTCCTCTAG